The Amaranthus tricolor cultivar Red isolate AtriRed21 chromosome 2, ASM2621246v1, whole genome shotgun sequence genome contains the following window.
GAGGGAACTTAATACCTCCATATAAAAACCAGAAAAATCCATTGGAGGCCTTGCATTGGCCTAATTAAACTAACATGGATTAGAAACTAAAATGTACTCTAATCAGAAATCACAACAAATAATCTGAAAAAATGACTATACAAATTCCAGATAAGCCTATAAAGGCTGCTATTCAAAAACTAACATATCAGGTCACTAACACAGCCTTCCTTTATCTTCAATTATCTTCAGTAGCGTGAAAAATCTTAATCAGATCAGTAACACAGCCTTCAATTATCTTCATCAAAGTAACACAGCAACACAAATTTCAGTTTGTTCACAGTATCACAGTACCAAAATTCTTAATCAGATCAGTTACTCAGTAACACAGCCTTCAATTATCTTCACCAAAGTAACCCATAACACAAATTTCAGTTTGTTCATAGTATCACAGTACCAAAATTCTTAATCAGATCAGTTATTCAGTAACACAGCCTTCAATTATCTTCATCAAAGTAACCCAACAACACAAATTTCAGTTTGTTCATAGTATCACAGTaccaaaattcttaatcaaatCAGTTACTCAGTAACACAGCCTTCAATTATCTTTATCAAAGTAACCCAGCAATACAAATTTCAGTTTGTTCACAGTATCACAGTACCAAAATTCTTAATCAGATCAGTTACTCAGTAACACAGCCTTCAATTATCTTCATCAAAGTAACCCAGCAACACAAATTTTAGTTTGTTCACAGTATCACATTACCAAAATTCTTAATCAGATCAGTTACACAACCCACAAAGCTTTCAATTATCTTCATCAAAGTAACCCAGCAACACAAAGTAGCCTTAAcagtttataaaaaaaaatcagtttgtTCATCAAAGTAGCCTtaacaatttataaaaaaaatcagtgcATCATTGCCCTTCAATGGCTTCAAGGAGTGAAGATGAGCAATAGGGGGCTTGGTACTTTGGATCAAATGCATATGATCCAGAGTCCAGTTCAGAATCAGAAGAAGAAGCACAGAATATGGAAGAataagaagaacaacaacaaaatcatcataagCCAAGGCTCAGCAATAAGTTAAGGCATCTTATTTTCCAAGAAATGTTGTCACTAAAAGTTAGTGACTCACTTCCTCATGGTACATTCAAACGGATTGCTCAAAAATAATGTTATGATCATAgaaccataagaaatttatggAAACGAGCAATTCAAACTAAAGAAGCAAACAAGCCATACGTTGTAGAATCGAAGTACAAAAACTGTAGAAGAAAAAGAGTGGTGGTTGCACCAAACATACTAGAGTCTAAACCAATAGGCAAACGTACTTGCATTAGAGATGTGGCAACATGTTTAGACTTGGCACCGTCAACGGTTTGGAGGTTAATAAAAAGAGGCGAGATAAAAGCACATTCAAATTCATTACACCCCACTTTAACCGATGCCAACAAAATAAGAAGGGTGGAGTGGATTTTGAGCCTTATCCAAGAAGACACCATTCAAGAAGACACCATTCAAAGATACTCAATATACAAAGCCATGTACGATTTTATTCACATCGATGAgaagtggttttatttaaccaAGAAAACGCAAAGGGTTTATTTAGCACACAAAGAAAAGGTCCCGTATGGCAGTGAAGTCAAATCCATATGAATGATTAAAGTTCATGTTTTTGCTAAGTAACTTCATTATTTAACattatttcagaaaaaaaaaaccttgatTCATCATAGAGGTTATGAATCCTCTCACATTTTAGaattttcatcaccaaatgaAGTAACTAAACATGAATACAAAAATCAATTGATGTGTTTAGGTTAAACAAATTCTACTCGATCAAGTAATTAGAGTTATTTTTTCAGAAATTAGAGGTCAAAAACCCTCAAAAAAGTTTACATCACAGGGGCGTATAcaaaaatttcatttgaatatGAATGTGAACGACCATGAatggaacaagaacaaaattctCCATATTCACATAGACCATCATACAGATACGAAGAGATTGTAGAATCACTCTGAGATTCATGTTTATCcatctcaaaaaaaataaagcttcAACAAATAACAATGGCGAATGAAGGAACCTCGAAACAAGGGGCATGCAATCCTAAACTTTgccaaaaataacaaaacaaaccTTAAAATGTGGAGAATAAACCGATCTGTATTTTAATTCAGTTAAATTGaactaaaaatgaacaagaaacagGGGGATGAGAGCTTTAAAAGCCATGGAAATGGTTTTCagagaagagaaaaaataaCGACTACAAGGAGGAGGATGAAAAGAAGTAACCAGGGATCATAATGACAAACACAACGCCCAACAAAACATTTAAGAATCCAAGTTAAAACCGGGTAAAATAAGGGGAAATGAGGGGTTTATAAGGGTTAAAAATGGGAATAAAacttttcaaatataaaaagtattttaaagtggaaaaacttatgAAATTACCCGTTATAATTAGGTGGAAAAAcataaaagaacggagggagtaattaattcatttataacataaacttaattattaaatctttatatttgttatgatattatcattagcaaagtgaataaataatttattatacaacaatattaaaacatgttggcctcttaaggttttgatgatgactttacttttaaataaacaaacatattttagagattgttttgtaggtatatatccgatttaatgtgaatcgttgatgaagcctatgacttgattcgtgaaagaagtacatgtctcaaatatccaagaagttgggaaattgctcttgaagacagtttactgttcctagagttgaagttctgacgaatgttgtagatggagacagtgtgcggttcctcacgatacaggtccgaagaagacattgactggaagttacgaaaattatattttctgtttttagttaatgtaaaaggttaaaatttaattagttgcttatttaaatttatttattaattggcaaaatgattttaattcgcctaaaaacatggagaaaatcaactccttgtttatctcctataaactcggaattcaagagacttgttctcttctttgaattggtctcctataaaataggatcttccttaacccatgatgttttaaccgtgcatgtgtacagcagttacattccactcctacctttaactaactttccattttctttgggagcaagtaagttatggagaacgtgggatatgtgcaactcgtggagaacatgggctaaGTGCACTacttgctgttccccttataaaagagggaaattacggttcagtatgcatggatggatgaatgaatgaatgttgcattgagagtgtccatctaagggaggattaattgagaaaaatattctaagttttaaatgccaattaatttataatatttttcttaagcaacaatttcattttgatctttatgagaattggccttgtaagggttgatgtgatttgttgtaattagacttatggaaagtctaagggaatagagaagagaaatggccttgtaagggttaatgagtgttttgttgtaattagacttatgggaagtctaagggaatagagaatagaatcgagaaaagagaaagagaaggagagaagagaagagaagtaggcctaagtagagaagctttgagtaaagcgtttagagaattgagaagcttcaagtgaagcaaaacattgttatgtgtaattgtaattgattgccttaacatagtgagaattttgaaatcccggggggtcgtggtttttccttcttattaggccaagaaggtttccacgtaaaatctttgtctcctttattatttttcttttcgtttttaagtttaagttttgttctttacttgatacaattccgcaaaaagttgagcaaaaaatcttaaactaacaacacaacaattcacccccccccccctcttgttgcattcgatcatccattagtatttctacaaaacatatactcatagtaattattaataattgagacaaataaaatttaaaaagttttcaATTGTGATAGATAGGAGGGaggatttagttgaaaaaatagtcaaattagTCAGCTTAAatgatgatttattatctaagttaaaataaagatttacatgtatattattattttttgtttatataaggAAATAAAGTATTTCAATAAATATCACATATAATTATagtcaattaacaaatattacatgttttgatgagttaattattttctaaaatatcaagtcaattataaaaaattttcctgtcaataatagaaaaatggCGGAAAATTTTTGAATAGTAATATAAAACGTATCTCAAATTAGAGtttctttattgataatttattGATTAGTACCATCAATTAAACGCGGGCGTAATAGTATTATAGACACTGGAATTATACTCCATCAACAATGGAAGTATAATGGAATTACTATATTatttttactcaaaaaaaaaatattatttattatttattaaaaaaaaaatctacaacacgtgttttgtttggtttgttttggatctCATCTACAATTCTATTTGAACAGCTGCACAGCAGAttacctaatttaattttttaattgatcaataGAGGTACGCTACCATATTTAATTCCTTTAATCGAaatttaggagagagaaaattctTGGTGATACGAAAATGTCGACTCTTAGTATTCCTCCAACTTTGTCTTCTCCTCGTGATGATGTTGTCTGTCTTCACAAAGCCTTCAAAGGTATTTTAACTCCATTTTTTATctcaatttcatcatcatcattttctgttttttttttctataattttttccCCAAATTTCGTTAAATTTTATAACCCTTATTTGGTAAATTGTGGAAAGAAAGTTTAGAAATTGATTTGTTTGTATGTAAACATTGTTCCATAtttgtaatgaaaaattgtgattttttttaatttgagtaTAAATACCTTATCACGATCTCCGACCATATTTCTGTGATCAAAGTGATTAAGATGGTTAAAgtctttttcttcattattccCGTTGTTTGTCTAATGCAAAATGGGGAAATAGAGTAGAAAGTAAAATATTTGTTGGAAAAAAATAGAGTATAGTGACTAGTGGTTAAGACGAGAAAAGAATATAAATTTGTGAATGTGACTtaacattaaagaaaaaatttaagaataatttgcaaattagaGCTTTaaaattttggatttttttgcaaattatagtcgtaatgttttctttttttttttaattacagacAGTAGGGTATCAGAGTATCAAATTCTATCAGGCTAAATCACATAATCTAATCGGTTAACCTAAAATTCCGGCTACCAAAATGGTTTGAATTATGTGATTTGGCCTGAACGCCATAATTTGGCCTAAACGCCGTAGACTTTTAATACATTAGTAgctgtaattaaaaaaaacattgaggTTGTATTTTATAGAAGTGCTAAAGTTTAATggtgtaattcgcaaattattcaaaAGGAAATGGTGAAAAATTAGCGGGACACATTGAAATTTTAAGTGGTGCTAAACGAGAGGGACAAAGTAAAGAATGAATTCAGGGGGCAAATAGCTGTAGTATAGGAAGACAATTTGGATTTTTTTGTAATAGTAGTATTTTAAACAAATCATAGTCTTATATAAAATGTTGGTTATTTGTTGAATTCTTATTTTACCAGGATTTGGTTGTGACACTTCTACTGTGATTGGTATTCTTGCTCACCGTGATGCTACACAGCGTGGGATTATTCAACACGAATACAAAGCTATGTACCATGAAGACCTTCTCCAGCGTTTGAAGAAGGAGCTCAGTGGCAATACAGAGGTATGGCATAAGCTTGGATTCACTAGTTGTTATTGAGAAGGATAAATAACTAACCCCCATGCTGTTCAGGAAGCAGTTTTGCTTTGGATGCAAGATCCAGCAACGCGTGATGCTGTTGTTGTGAGGAAAGCATTGCTTGCAAATGATCTCAGAGGTGTCACTGAAGTTATATGTTCTCGTACACCTACGCAGATAATGACCTTCAAACAGATCTACCTGGCAAAGTTTGGTTCCTACCTAGAGCAGGATCTGGAAAGTTATACTTCTGGGGATCACAAGAAGGTATCTTCTGTTCTTTGTCTAACTCTTGACATACAATATCTTATAAGAAAAACATTGAGCTTAACCGAGGAATGCTGAAAAGGGTGATTATCACATTGCTGCAGCTTTTACTAGCATATGCAAGCTTACCGCGCTATGAAGGTCCTGAATTTGATATAATGATGGCAGAGAATGACGCAAAGATGCTATATAAAGCTGGAGAGAAGAGGCTAGGAACTGATGAGGACATGTTCATAAACATTTTTACTGGAAGAGGCAGGGCACACCTAGCTGGTATAGATTCAGCCTATCATAGCATGTATGGGCATTCTCTTGAGAAGGTACTTCGTTGTGTTGGCATCATTGTACAcagatattttgaaaaatacgAAGCTAAGTTTAATTACTATGTGGTGCAGGCTATAAAGAAGGAGACATCAGGATTGTTTGCATTTGGTCTTCTGTCAATTCTAAGATGTGCGGAAAACCCAGCAAAATATTTTGCAAAGGTGACTCTTCAATATTTTGTTATCAAATCCGTGTTTTCTTTGTCATGATGCCTATCTATGGAGGTGCAAATCATAAAAGTTACAATGACGAACATGAGGATCccgtttttttaaattgttgacaTAAAAATTCAGATTTAGGTTGGAAAATCTTTCATTTATAGATAAGATATCTACTGCATATTCTACATTATTTGCTTTATACTGGAAATTCCAGGGCTTACTAGCAGTAATTTAAGTTGCTTACATTTTGTTGTAATTCTTTTGCAATTTTACTGCATTCAATTGTTTACAAGGACATGATTTTATATCTTTCTATCTTCCCAAATGAAGTGCCTATAGTAAGTGGATATTTAGCACTAGTTTCTAAGCTTGTGAATCTATGGCATGGTAGTTGGCAGTTGGCACCATTTAATTTTGCGACGAGGTACTGTTCGAAACTAAACTTGCCACATCCTACATATCTTCCCTTTAGAAACCCTAAACATGCCCGAGTGTTACCATCCCAACTTTGCTCCTGATTAGGCTGCAATATCCATTGTTGTTAGTCGACTTGCTTTTGAAATTCTCTATGACATACTTTTTTCCATCGATGACCCTTTTGATCCTTTCTTGTTTGGATGGCTTATT
Protein-coding sequences here:
- the LOC130805164 gene encoding annexin D5; this encodes MSTLSIPPTLSSPRDDVVCLHKAFKGFGCDTSTVIGILAHRDATQRGIIQHEYKAMYHEDLLQRLKKELSGNTEEAVLLWMQDPATRDAVVVRKALLANDLRGVTEVICSRTPTQIMTFKQIYLAKFGSYLEQDLESYTSGDHKKLLLAYASLPRYEGPEFDIMMAENDAKMLYKAGEKRLGTDEDMFINIFTGRGRAHLAGIDSAYHSMYGHSLEKAIKKETSGLFAFGLLSILRCAENPAKYFAKRLRKAMKGLGTDDSTLIRVIVTRVEIDMVYIKAEYAKKYHKSLVDAVHSETSGNYRKFLLALLGPNH